The uncultured Desulfobulbus sp. genome window below encodes:
- a CDS encoding DUF3732 domain-containing protein, whose amino-acid sequence MRFQLSKLILWSSLPDKEPRIVEFEPGKLNVITGASRTGKSAIIPIIDYCLASSKCSIPVDVIRDACSWFGVVIQLENDQLLLARKGPERNTVPSEMFKLRGCDLEIPMQIDHGNTTVGDVKQILNGLSGIPSLRLDSDSEGESGFNASASFRDLISFNFQPQNIVANQNVLFYKVESYQYRERLKNVFPFALGVITASILAKQHELKNLRRLLQQKEREFKKIKSISERWVGEVKSHVSRAVEYGIWPSEADALSDDTDYLISNLQAIAQSTDVELSISDEGLEKTLNTLKELRIKEGDLSINLAEKRNNKSELDRLQKTLSAHSNVSSLKRDRLKLSEWLLDSKNQDNECPVCGNIFNHDSDNLTELSNAFHQFELEAKASIEVPSAFYRELQTVNNEIRDLIDKLNSVNRQIKALEVSSVKLKKERYRRDEANRFIGALENSLTTIDEIQDDGGLQDEIDELNRQIEGLLKDVSEHQIARKKTVALKQISTTISTLLPGLDIEARYVKAPCELSITDLSLKISFESGVQYYLSEIGSGSNWIAYHIALTVALHRFFSSDDSNPVGSFVIYDQPSQVYFPRKLADEGKEASKDGEEEVDHAHDFSDEDVDAVRKIFKTIADAISEDKGRWQALILDHAPDSVWAGISNIHKVAEWRDGEKLIPSDWLA is encoded by the coding sequence ATGCGATTTCAATTGAGTAAATTGATACTCTGGTCATCTTTGCCAGATAAGGAGCCTCGGATTGTTGAGTTTGAACCGGGAAAACTTAACGTAATAACCGGAGCTTCGCGTACTGGTAAATCAGCGATAATACCTATAATCGACTATTGTTTAGCGTCATCAAAATGCAGTATTCCAGTTGATGTCATTCGTGATGCATGTTCATGGTTCGGTGTAGTCATTCAATTAGAAAACGACCAGCTTTTGCTCGCAAGGAAAGGTCCGGAAAGAAATACGGTGCCAAGTGAGATGTTTAAATTGCGAGGTTGTGACCTCGAGATTCCGATGCAAATTGACCATGGGAACACTACAGTTGGTGACGTTAAGCAGATTTTAAATGGTTTATCCGGAATTCCATCGCTTAGATTGGACAGCGATAGCGAAGGTGAGAGCGGATTTAATGCCTCTGCAAGTTTCAGAGACTTGATTTCATTTAATTTTCAGCCTCAAAATATTGTCGCTAATCAAAATGTACTGTTTTACAAGGTCGAATCGTATCAATACCGAGAAAGGTTAAAGAATGTCTTCCCGTTCGCTTTGGGTGTTATAACTGCTTCAATTTTGGCAAAGCAACATGAATTAAAAAATTTACGGCGATTGTTACAACAAAAAGAACGCGAATTTAAAAAAATAAAAAGCATCTCCGAGCGATGGGTTGGTGAGGTTAAAAGTCATGTTTCACGTGCTGTTGAATACGGCATTTGGCCTTCTGAAGCTGATGCATTATCGGACGATACTGACTATTTAATTTCAAACCTTCAAGCTATCGCTCAAAGCACTGATGTTGAGTTATCGATATCCGACGAAGGATTAGAAAAGACCTTAAATACTCTTAAAGAACTTCGGATAAAAGAAGGCGACTTAAGTATTAATCTTGCTGAGAAAAGAAATAATAAATCCGAACTGGATCGACTTCAAAAAACTTTATCAGCACACTCTAACGTTTCTTCGTTAAAGCGCGATAGGCTGAAGCTGTCTGAATGGTTGCTTGATTCAAAGAATCAGGATAACGAGTGCCCTGTATGTGGCAATATCTTTAACCATGATTCTGATAATTTAACTGAGTTGAGCAATGCATTCCATCAATTTGAATTAGAAGCCAAAGCCTCAATAGAGGTACCGTCCGCGTTCTATCGGGAATTGCAGACAGTCAATAATGAAATCCGTGATCTGATAGATAAACTTAATTCGGTCAATCGGCAGATTAAAGCCCTCGAAGTCTCATCAGTAAAGCTTAAAAAAGAACGCTACCGCCGGGATGAAGCGAATAGATTCATAGGCGCTCTCGAAAATTCTCTTACAACGATTGATGAGATTCAAGATGATGGAGGGCTGCAAGATGAGATTGACGAGCTCAATCGCCAAATTGAAGGGCTGCTGAAAGATGTGTCAGAGCATCAGATAGCGCGCAAGAAAACCGTAGCGCTTAAACAAATTTCGACCACCATATCAACACTGCTGCCCGGTTTGGATATCGAAGCTCGGTATGTCAAAGCTCCGTGTGAGTTAAGTATCACGGACTTGTCTTTGAAGATCTCTTTTGAGTCTGGTGTCCAGTATTACCTGTCAGAGATCGGTAGCGGTTCTAACTGGATAGCTTACCACATCGCTTTAACCGTGGCGTTACACCGATTCTTTTCATCCGATGACAGTAATCCTGTGGGCAGTTTCGTTATTTATGATCAGCCGAGTCAAGTCTACTTTCCGCGTAAATTAGCGGACGAAGGCAAGGAAGCATCTAAAGACGGCGAAGAAGAAGTCGATCATGCACATGATTTTTCTGATGAAGACGTCGACGCAGTTCGCAAAATATTTAAAACGATTGCCGACGCGATTTCCGAAGATAAAGGCCGATGGCAAGCGCTGATCTTAGATCATGCTCCTGATAGTGTTTGGGCAGGCATTTCGAATATTCATAAGGTTGCTGAATGGCGTGATGGCGAAAAGCTCATTCCAAGTGATTGGCTGGCGTAG
- the istB gene encoding IS21-like element helper ATPase IstB codes for MVKEIQEKFKALRLKHCAQNIEFLLEQGRQKNHSALQTIHSLLDLEIEQRRRARIALCFKQSKLPEQPTIDQFDFSFHSSRSKHRATILSLLDLEFIRNQMDVILIGNPGVGKSLLAKTIAYGATQAGIKTLFTSAMDMINQLVAAQDNHTLLNKLKTYQNPDLLVIDEIGYLPLGQQGSNWFFQVISARHKQKSTIITTNLPFAQWGNIFDNTTVATAIADRLVYNSEILVMEGKSYRKRG; via the coding sequence ATGGTTAAGGAAATCCAGGAGAAGTTCAAGGCTTTACGACTCAAGCACTGCGCGCAGAATATAGAATTCCTACTGGAGCAGGGGCGGCAGAAAAATCATTCTGCCCTGCAGACGATACACAGCCTCCTCGACCTGGAGATCGAGCAACGTCGCCGGGCAAGGATCGCGCTCTGCTTTAAGCAGTCGAAGCTACCGGAGCAACCGACCATCGATCAGTTTGACTTCAGCTTTCATTCTTCCCGCAGCAAGCACAGGGCGACTATTTTAAGTCTTCTGGATCTCGAATTTATCCGCAACCAGATGGATGTCATCCTCATTGGCAATCCCGGGGTTGGGAAAAGTCTGCTGGCCAAGACCATCGCCTATGGAGCCACGCAGGCCGGGATAAAAACTCTTTTTACCTCGGCAATGGATATGATCAATCAGCTTGTTGCCGCCCAGGATAATCACACGCTTTTGAATAAACTCAAAACATATCAAAATCCGGATCTGCTTGTGATAGACGAGATCGGGTATCTACCGCTTGGCCAACAGGGCTCAAACTGGTTCTTTCAGGTGATCAGTGCACGGCATAAACAGAAGTCGACCATCATAACGACCAATTTGCCCTTTGCACAATGGGGAAACATCTTTGATAACACCACTGTCGCTACAGCGATTGCCGACCGACTTGTTTACAACTCGGAGATCCTTGTCATGGAGGGAAAGAGCTATCGAAAAAGGGGATAA
- the istA gene encoding IS21 family transposase, whose translation MISKRAILEIAELKEQGFSIRSIARQLQLNRETVARYLAGGTPKGITIKKPSKLDPYRKMIAEMVASSPDIKAPVVLQRISSKGFNGEITIVRDLLRQLRGQQSLREPFIRFESAPGEQIQIDWGHFDSLSYGQSSRKLYGLAVLEGYSRMLYVYFSHSQQQQALHQGLLEACNYFGGVPKEIVVDNMLTAVTERVGSIIRFNEAFLELLNTFGIRPHACTIRAPHEKGKVENAIKYIRTNFWPARKIVSLDQAQEEVRHWLDTVANVRTHATTGQRPIDRLHGLRPLPDPLPDCRQICTLQVHKDFGVRFDTNVYSVPPWAVGKQVVLKADNQRVSIYLKDKLIACHYRCWQRRQRLELPGHREQVQKIKKSMLRDRQVMVFLSLGETAMQYLDQLSELRLPLKKNITALLSLGDEYGEAALRYGLKTSIAEKAIGADYVRNILYQEMTPVSNHPPVRLDQEDLNEIRLTTPSLAEYDAVALKRRSGNG comes from the coding sequence ATGATCAGCAAACGAGCGATCCTGGAAATAGCAGAGCTTAAGGAACAGGGATTTTCTATCCGCAGTATTGCCAGACAGTTACAGCTCAATCGCGAGACTGTGGCAAGATACCTGGCAGGTGGAACGCCGAAGGGAATCACGATTAAAAAACCATCTAAGCTGGATCCCTACAGAAAAATGATCGCCGAGATGGTTGCAAGCAGCCCGGATATAAAGGCGCCGGTGGTGCTGCAGAGAATCAGCAGTAAGGGATTTAACGGTGAAATAACCATCGTACGGGACCTGCTCAGGCAATTACGGGGGCAACAATCTCTGCGAGAACCTTTTATCCGTTTTGAATCGGCACCTGGCGAACAGATCCAGATCGACTGGGGCCACTTTGACAGCCTCAGCTATGGCCAGAGCAGCAGAAAACTCTATGGGCTTGCTGTACTCGAAGGGTATAGCCGTATGCTCTACGTCTATTTCTCCCACAGCCAGCAACAGCAAGCTCTGCATCAAGGATTACTGGAAGCCTGCAACTACTTTGGAGGCGTTCCCAAGGAAATCGTGGTCGACAATATGCTCACCGCAGTCACGGAGCGAGTGGGCTCGATCATCCGTTTCAATGAAGCCTTTCTGGAACTTCTCAACACCTTCGGCATACGGCCCCATGCGTGTACCATCCGGGCACCCCACGAAAAAGGTAAGGTCGAGAATGCCATCAAATATATCCGTACCAACTTTTGGCCCGCGCGAAAGATCGTAAGCCTTGATCAAGCCCAGGAAGAAGTACGGCACTGGCTGGATACCGTGGCCAACGTCAGAACGCATGCCACCACCGGCCAGCGGCCCATAGACCGGCTCCATGGACTGCGCCCCTTGCCCGATCCACTACCGGACTGTCGTCAGATCTGTACGCTCCAGGTCCACAAGGATTTTGGGGTCCGTTTCGATACCAATGTCTATTCCGTCCCGCCATGGGCTGTGGGAAAGCAGGTTGTTCTCAAGGCGGACAACCAACGGGTCTCCATCTATCTCAAGGATAAACTGATAGCCTGCCATTATCGGTGTTGGCAGAGAAGGCAACGGCTGGAGTTACCCGGTCACCGGGAGCAGGTCCAGAAAATCAAAAAGAGCATGCTCAGGGATCGGCAGGTGATGGTGTTTCTTTCGTTGGGGGAAACGGCGATGCAGTATCTTGACCAGCTGAGCGAGCTTCGGCTTCCGCTCAAAAAGAATATCACCGCGCTGTTATCACTGGGAGATGAGTACGGCGAGGCAGCACTGCGCTATGGCCTGAAGACATCGATTGCGGAAAAGGCTATCGGGGCGGATTATGTCCGCAACATCCTCTATCAGGAGATGACACCGGTCAGCAATCATCCACCGGTACGGCTCGATCAGGAGGACCTCAATGAAATCAGGCTCACAACTCCGTCTTTGGCCGAATACGACGCCGTTGCTCTCAAAAGGAGGTCTGGCAATGGTTAA